The following are encoded in a window of Pseudomonas graminis genomic DNA:
- a CDS encoding M20/M25/M40 family metallo-hydrolase, giving the protein MHVRRTALSASILAALFACGAYAADVTPEPLLKKAEAEQIPYLATVKQLVNIDTGTGQAAGLKMVSAVLVERLKALGATVETTPATPSAGDNIVGTLKGTGSKSFLLMIHYDTVFGPGTAAKRPFRVDGDHAYGPGVADAKGGVAMVLHTLKLLEDEKFKDFATITVLFNPDEETGSAGSKTLIAELARKHDYVFSFEPPDKDAVTVATNGINGVFVDVKGKSSHAGSAPEAGRNAAMELAHQLVQLKDLGDPAKGTTVNWTLIKGGEKRNIIPSSATAEGDMRYSDLSESDRVLADGLRIVQGKMIDGTDVTFRLDKGRPPLAKNPATDDLAKIAQAIYAKTGRTLEPIAMRFGTDAGYAYVPDSQKPAVLETMGVVGAGLHADDEYMDLSSIAPRLYLTAAMIMELSGE; this is encoded by the coding sequence ATGCACGTTCGACGTACCGCCCTGAGCGCTTCCATCCTCGCCGCCCTGTTTGCCTGCGGCGCCTATGCCGCCGACGTCACCCCCGAGCCATTGTTAAAGAAGGCCGAGGCCGAGCAGATACCTTATCTGGCCACGGTCAAGCAACTGGTCAACATCGACACCGGAACCGGTCAGGCGGCGGGCCTGAAAATGGTCAGCGCGGTGCTGGTCGAGCGGCTCAAAGCCCTGGGCGCAACAGTCGAGACCACACCGGCGACGCCTTCGGCGGGGGATAACATCGTCGGCACCCTCAAGGGCACGGGCAGCAAGTCCTTTCTGCTGATGATCCATTACGACACCGTGTTCGGCCCGGGCACCGCCGCCAAGCGGCCGTTCCGCGTCGATGGTGACCACGCCTACGGCCCCGGCGTCGCCGACGCCAAAGGTGGCGTGGCCATGGTGCTGCATACCTTGAAGCTGCTCGAGGACGAGAAATTCAAGGACTTCGCCACGATCACCGTGCTGTTCAACCCTGACGAAGAAACGGGCTCCGCCGGCTCGAAAACCCTCATCGCCGAACTGGCGCGCAAGCACGACTACGTGTTCTCGTTCGAGCCACCGGACAAGGACGCCGTGACGGTCGCGACCAATGGCATCAACGGCGTGTTCGTCGACGTCAAAGGCAAGTCCTCCCACGCCGGCTCCGCCCCGGAAGCCGGCCGCAATGCCGCCATGGAACTGGCCCACCAACTGGTGCAGCTCAAAGACCTGGGCGACCCGGCCAAGGGCACCACGGTCAACTGGACGCTGATCAAAGGCGGCGAGAAGCGCAACATCATCCCCTCCAGCGCTACGGCCGAAGGCGACATGCGCTACTCCGATCTGAGCGAATCCGACCGCGTGCTGGCTGACGGACTACGCATCGTGCAAGGCAAAATGATCGACGGCACCGACGTCACCTTCCGCCTCGACAAAGGCCGCCCGCCGCTGGCGAAAAACCCCGCCACCGACGACCTCGCCAAAATCGCGCAGGCAATCTACGCCAAAACCGGCCGCACCCTCGAACCCATCGCCATGCGCTTCGGCACCGACGCCGGTTACGCCTACGTACCCGACAGCCAGAAACCTGCCGTCCTCGAAACCATGGGCGTCGTCGGCGCCGGCCTCCACGCCGACGACGAATACATGGACCTCAGCAGCATTGCCCCCAGGCTGTACCTGACCGCGGCGATGATCATGGAATTGTCCGGGGAATAA